A window from Terriglobales bacterium encodes these proteins:
- a CDS encoding ATP-binding protein: protein MATPSRTPLLAIPEQLLWYVRYGAAVALSGAALGVTMLLAPLRPSAETPAFLLAVAGAAWFGGAGPALLATVLSAVSLDVYVFPPRLGWSFRRADLIGLAWFLGASIVIASIARRRSRAETRLGRSEERYGAFIQNSSEGIWCFEGEQPLPTDISEDEQIERFYRYAYLSECNEALARMYGFNSAAELRGARVGDFLVRSDPRNVEYLRAFIRSGYRLSEAESFERDRDGNTHYFLNNLVGVVENGKLLRAWGTQRDITERRRAEEALQGSEKLASVGRLAATIAHEINNPLEAIGGILHLLLRDANTTPRAKELLSTAREELRRIGQITKNTLTFYREAPSAVGVNVSEVLDSVLALYERNIRFDDIRVVRHYDFRGEIQGFPGELRQVFSNLVRNALEAVRQGGVVTVRVAQGCDWRNPEKRGIRVSVADDGVGVPAENRAKLFQPFFTTKGEKGTGIGLWITRGIVGKHGGDIRMRSSTREGHSGTCFSVFLPGVTVAVPSPASQAS from the coding sequence ATGGCTACCCCATCCAGAACTCCCCTGCTTGCCATCCCTGAACAGCTACTGTGGTACGTGCGTTATGGCGCGGCAGTGGCGCTGAGTGGCGCTGCCCTGGGCGTCACCATGCTGCTGGCGCCGCTGCGGCCTTCGGCGGAGACGCCGGCTTTCCTGCTGGCGGTGGCGGGGGCGGCCTGGTTCGGAGGCGCCGGCCCGGCGTTGCTGGCGACGGTGCTGTCGGCGGTCAGCCTGGATGTCTATGTTTTTCCGCCGCGACTAGGGTGGTCGTTCCGTAGAGCAGATTTGATCGGGCTGGCGTGGTTTTTGGGGGCTTCAATAGTGATTGCCAGCATCGCGCGAAGAAGGTCGCGGGCAGAAACCCGGCTGGGCCGCAGTGAAGAGCGCTACGGCGCGTTCATCCAAAACAGTTCCGAGGGCATCTGGTGCTTTGAAGGCGAGCAGCCGCTGCCGACAGATATATCCGAAGACGAACAGATAGAAAGGTTTTACCGCTACGCCTACCTCTCTGAATGTAATGAGGCGCTGGCGCGTATGTATGGGTTCAACAGCGCTGCCGAACTGCGGGGCGCCCGAGTGGGCGACTTCCTGGTGCGCTCCGATCCGCGCAATGTGGAGTATCTGCGGGCGTTCATTCGCTCCGGATATCGGCTGAGCGAGGCGGAGTCGTTTGAGCGGGACCGGGACGGCAACACTCACTACTTTCTGAACAACCTGGTGGGCGTGGTGGAGAACGGGAAACTGCTCCGCGCCTGGGGTACGCAGCGCGATATCACCGAGCGCAGGCGGGCGGAAGAGGCATTACAAGGGAGCGAGAAGCTGGCCAGCGTGGGGCGGCTGGCGGCGACCATCGCCCACGAAATCAATAATCCGCTGGAAGCGATTGGTGGCATCCTTCACCTGCTGCTGCGGGATGCGAACACCACACCTCGCGCCAAGGAACTGTTAAGCACGGCGCGCGAAGAGCTCAGGCGTATTGGCCAGATCACCAAGAACACACTCACCTTTTACCGCGAGGCGCCTAGCGCTGTCGGGGTGAATGTGTCTGAAGTGCTGGACAGCGTGCTGGCGCTTTACGAACGGAATATCCGCTTCGACGACATCCGGGTTGTGAGGCACTATGACTTTCGCGGCGAGATCCAAGGCTTTCCCGGCGAGTTGCGGCAGGTGTTCTCAAATCTGGTGAGAAATGCGCTGGAGGCGGTCCGCCAGGGCGGAGTGGTGACGGTGCGGGTAGCGCAAGGCTGCGACTGGCGGAATCCTGAGAAGCGGGGAATTCGGGTATCCGTGGCCGATGACGGTGTGGGCGTGCCGGCGGAAAACCGGGCGAAGCTCTTTCAGCCTTTCTTTACTACTAAAGGAGAGAAGGGAACGGGCATCGGACTTTGGATCACGCGCGGCATTGTAGGCAAGCACGGAGGCGACATCAGGATGCGCAGCAGCACCCGCGAGGGACATAGCGGCACCTGCTTCTCTGTCTTTTTGCCGGGGGTAACCGTTGCGGTTCCCAGCCCAGCCAGCCAGGCGAGCTGA
- a CDS encoding threonine/serine dehydratase has product MQTGTTAEIAVNRKTIASTYQLIRPYVRRTPIVEVDGAEFGIAGVKLILKLELLQHSGSFKPRGAFANILMRDVPAAGVVAASGGNHGAAVAYVARQLGKPARIFVPTVCSPSKMERIRGYGAELVITGERYADALAASQEWAKKSGALEVHAYDQVETLLGQGSVGLEFEEQYPELDSLLVAVGGGGLIGGIAAWYGGAVKVVGVEPELSPTLARALEAGHPVDSPAGGIAADSLAPKRVGELMFPLAQRCVNHVLLVPDEAIQAAQAALWNVLRVVAEPGGAAAFAAVLSGKYPPERGEKVGILVCGGNTTAVDFSSSTKKAS; this is encoded by the coding sequence ATGCAAACCGGAACCACAGCCGAGATCGCGGTCAATCGGAAGACGATCGCCAGCACGTATCAGTTGATCCGGCCGTACGTCCGGCGGACACCGATCGTTGAGGTGGATGGCGCGGAATTTGGTATTGCCGGCGTCAAGCTGATTTTGAAGCTGGAGTTGCTGCAGCATTCGGGCTCGTTTAAGCCGCGCGGCGCCTTTGCCAACATACTGATGCGCGACGTTCCCGCGGCAGGCGTGGTGGCAGCATCGGGTGGCAATCACGGCGCGGCGGTGGCGTATGTGGCAAGGCAGCTGGGAAAGCCGGCGCGCATCTTTGTGCCAACGGTTTGTTCGCCGTCGAAGATGGAACGGATTCGCGGGTATGGAGCGGAGTTGGTGATCACCGGCGAGCGCTATGCTGATGCCCTGGCCGCGAGCCAGGAGTGGGCGAAGAAGTCGGGCGCGCTCGAGGTGCACGCCTACGATCAGGTGGAGACGCTGCTGGGACAGGGCAGCGTGGGATTGGAGTTCGAGGAACAGTATCCGGAATTGGATTCGCTGCTGGTAGCGGTGGGTGGCGGCGGGCTGATCGGGGGAATTGCCGCCTGGTATGGAGGCGCGGTAAAGGTTGTAGGCGTCGAGCCGGAACTGTCGCCGACGCTGGCTCGGGCGTTGGAAGCAGGCCATCCGGTGGACTCTCCAGCCGGAGGGATCGCCGCCGATTCGCTGGCTCCCAAGCGCGTGGGCGAGTTGATGTTTCCCCTGGCGCAGAGATGTGTGAACCATGTTCTGTTGGTGCCTGACGAGGCGATCCAGGCAGCTCAGGCGGCACTATGGAATGTGCTGCGAGTAGTCGCCGAGCCCGGAGGCGCCGCGGCTTTCGCAGCCGTCCTCTCCGGCAAATATCCGCCAGAGCGCGGCGAAAAAGTTGGGATTCTGGTGTGCGGTGGCAACACCACCGCGGTTGATTTCAGCAGTTCCACAAAAAAGGCGAGCTGA
- a CDS encoding GAF domain-containing protein, whose protein sequence is MPERRRWVRQRVHAPAFASFDGVTGGMILDLSEQGMSMQTSAPVKSKRRVGLNLNLPEPITNLETTGYIAWADAFGRAGVRFSELPKDAQERLKQWLTANAARPSRKAPKFSMEAPGAMPSDAKDLRDEPMALTLEPDFGAGNREQSPASATVQYEFASLGSDLNAALRLIVERARALTRGTGAAVALSYKNRMICRANAGATAPALGSLLDVNSGFSGECVRTGRSLRCDDTDSDPRVDAASCRRLGIRSIIAAPIQYERETIGIVEVFATQPFAFDEGDVAVIQRMAQTVVLAMSQAAELGVC, encoded by the coding sequence ATGCCAGAACGCAGGCGCTGGGTGCGGCAACGGGTGCACGCCCCAGCATTCGCCAGCTTCGATGGCGTGACAGGCGGCATGATCCTGGACTTGAGCGAACAGGGAATGTCCATGCAAACCTCGGCACCGGTTAAATCAAAGCGCCGGGTTGGTTTGAACCTGAACCTGCCTGAGCCCATTACCAATCTGGAAACCACGGGCTATATCGCGTGGGCGGACGCCTTTGGACGTGCCGGCGTGCGCTTCTCTGAACTGCCAAAAGATGCGCAGGAACGGCTCAAGCAATGGCTCACCGCGAATGCTGCCCGACCGAGCCGTAAGGCGCCGAAATTCTCGATGGAAGCACCCGGGGCAATGCCGTCCGACGCTAAAGATTTGCGGGACGAGCCTATGGCACTCACCCTTGAACCCGATTTTGGGGCCGGCAATCGCGAGCAGTCGCCTGCCTCCGCGACGGTACAGTACGAATTCGCGTCGCTCGGGTCGGACCTGAACGCGGCGCTGCGCCTGATTGTGGAACGCGCCCGCGCGCTGACGCGTGGTACCGGTGCGGCGGTTGCGCTCTCCTATAAGAACCGCATGATCTGCCGGGCCAACGCAGGAGCGACCGCGCCGGCATTGGGATCGTTGCTGGATGTGAACTCAGGTTTTTCGGGAGAGTGCGTGCGGACGGGGCGCAGCTTGCGTTGCGACGATACCGACAGCGATCCCCGGGTGGACGCGGCGAGCTGCCGCCGCCTGGGAATTCGCTCAATTATCGCGGCCCCCATTCAGTACGAGCGCGAGACCATTGGCATCGTCGAAGTATTTGCCACCCAGCCATTTGCCTTCGATGAAGGCGATGTGGCGGTGATCCAGCGCATGGCACAAACCGTGGTGTTGGCCATGAGCCAGGCTGCGGAATTGGGAGTTTGCTGA
- the purB gene encoding adenylosuccinate lyase, which yields MIARYTRPEMGRIWSEDNRFRTWLTVEVAATETLADAGLVPKDAARAIRERADFNLDRIHAIEAEVRHDVIAFTTAVAEIVGPEARWFHYGLTSNDVVDTAQALLIGQASRIIAQDLAALAAVLKRRAFEFKDTPMVGRTHGVHAEPITFGLKLANWYSEVTRDIARFERAAEEMRVGKFSGAVGTFAHLSPELEEKICERLGLQAAAISSQVIQRDRHANYMATLAVIASTLDKIATEVRHLQRTEVREAEEFFSPKQKGSSAMPHKRNPVTCEQISGLARVVRSNAQAAFENVPLWHERDISHSSVERIIIPDSTILTDYLLAKTTHLIDTLLVYPERMLANLESSGGLVFSGQLLLDLVEHGVSREDAYLMVQRHAMQAWQEGLNFRELVMKDKSITSRVPRNQIERAFDLKRQLRNVDKIFARVFPEAATSKKTAKTKRRA from the coding sequence TTGATTGCGCGTTATACCCGGCCCGAAATGGGTCGGATCTGGAGCGAAGATAATCGGTTCCGTACCTGGCTTACCGTGGAGGTAGCAGCCACGGAAACCCTGGCCGATGCCGGTCTTGTCCCCAAAGACGCCGCCCGCGCCATTCGTGAGCGTGCCGATTTCAATCTCGACCGTATCCACGCCATTGAGGCCGAGGTCCGCCACGATGTGATTGCTTTCACCACCGCGGTCGCGGAGATCGTTGGGCCCGAAGCTCGCTGGTTCCACTACGGTCTGACCTCAAACGACGTCGTGGACACCGCTCAGGCGTTGCTCATCGGCCAAGCCTCAAGAATCATCGCCCAGGATTTGGCCGCGCTCGCCGCGGTGCTCAAGCGCCGCGCTTTTGAGTTCAAAGACACGCCTATGGTCGGACGCACCCATGGGGTCCACGCCGAACCGATCACCTTTGGCCTCAAGCTCGCGAACTGGTATTCCGAGGTGACGCGTGACATTGCTCGCTTTGAGCGCGCAGCAGAAGAGATGCGCGTCGGCAAGTTCTCTGGCGCAGTCGGCACCTTCGCCCATCTCAGCCCGGAGCTAGAGGAAAAAATTTGTGAGCGGCTTGGATTGCAGGCTGCCGCGATTTCGTCCCAGGTCATTCAGCGTGACCGCCACGCCAACTACATGGCCACCCTGGCGGTGATCGCCTCCACGCTCGATAAAATCGCGACCGAAGTGCGCCATCTGCAGCGCACTGAAGTCCGGGAGGCGGAGGAATTTTTCAGCCCCAAGCAAAAGGGCTCTTCCGCGATGCCGCACAAACGTAATCCTGTGACTTGCGAACAAATCAGCGGGCTGGCGCGCGTGGTTCGCTCCAATGCTCAGGCGGCCTTTGAGAATGTTCCACTCTGGCACGAGCGCGACATCTCGCACTCCTCGGTGGAGCGCATCATCATTCCCGATTCCACCATCCTGACCGATTACCTGCTGGCCAAGACCACCCATCTGATTGACACGTTGCTTGTCTATCCCGAACGCATGCTCGCCAACCTGGAGAGTTCCGGAGGACTGGTGTTCAGCGGGCAATTGTTATTGGACTTGGTGGAGCACGGCGTTTCACGTGAGGACGCGTACCTCATGGTGCAGCGTCATGCTATGCAAGCCTGGCAAGAGGGTCTCAACTTTCGCGAACTGGTGATGAAAGATAAGAGCATCACCAGCCGCGTGCCACGCAATCAGATCGAGCGCGCTTTCGACCTCAAGCGCCAGCTCCGCAATGTTGACAAGATTTTCGCGCGCGTATTTCCGGAAGCCGCAACCTCGAAGAAAACTGCAAAAACCAAGCGCCGCGCCTGA
- a CDS encoding MarR family winged helix-turn-helix transcriptional regulator encodes MAKKLEITPADYEALAELRYQIRRFMHFSEQVSRGAGLEPRQHQLMLALKGLPANARPRIGELADRLQIQHHSTVELVNRLAAHGLVKRNRGGVDRREVLLSLTPKGEKILKELSLHHREELRTAGPDLLGALKRVMDGARSESAKQSKKKRK; translated from the coding sequence ATGGCCAAAAAACTCGAAATTACACCGGCGGATTACGAAGCGCTTGCGGAGCTCCGGTATCAGATCCGCCGGTTCATGCATTTCAGCGAGCAGGTCTCGCGAGGCGCTGGCTTGGAACCGCGTCAGCACCAGCTCATGCTGGCATTGAAAGGCCTTCCTGCAAACGCCCGGCCACGGATCGGCGAACTGGCTGACCGCTTGCAGATCCAGCACCACAGCACTGTCGAGCTGGTGAACCGGCTGGCAGCACATGGGTTGGTCAAGCGAAACCGCGGTGGAGTTGACCGTCGCGAGGTTTTGCTCTCCCTCACTCCGAAAGGCGAAAAGATCCTGAAGGAATTGTCGCTGCATCATCGCGAAGAGTTGCGCACCGCCGGCCCCGATCTGCTGGGCGCATTGAAGCGGGTGATGGATGGCGCCCGCAGCGAATCGGCCAAGCAATCAAAGAAGAAAAGGAAATAG
- a CDS encoding chloride channel protein, whose protein sequence is MNTGTNGQEIHVGGNSGNAGAAQELSRLGGQPAQFRMLTVSLLAAGIGLLAGVVAFVLYKLIGFFTNLFFFHRIAWDFSSARLNTLGPWVIITPVIGGIIVGIMAKYGSSKIKGHGIPEAMEAVLVNRSKIEPRVAILKPLSAAIAIGTGGPFGAEGPIIQTGGALGSLVGQVMHTTAAERKVLLACGAAAGMSATFNTPIAGVILAIELLLFEFKSRSFIPLVIASTLATAVHLQVLGNGPMFAVGAVDFGVPTALPFYLVLGILCGVAAVAFSKSLYWVEDMFEKLPVDEMWWPAIGALGLGIIGYFVPRVLGVGYDTISDILNNHLALKVLILVMIFKGIALIVSLGSGTSGGLLAPMFMSSAAMGGAFAMLADITFPGAHLAPGAFALVAMGAVFGAASRAAFTFIIFAFEITRDYNAVLPLMLVCVVADGIAMLFTRTSIMTEKLARRGLRIHQDYEADILQQVAVAETMDGEPVGIPSEMTISELAERIARRDPVAVRHQALPILDKEGRLVGIITRGDVLRALEKDPEGRMAVLEAGTTRVVVTYPDELLHDAAAKMLSNDIGRLPVVSREDARKLVGYLGRSGIMAARVRRLEEELVREPGWIKRFGVTPQVPHRE, encoded by the coding sequence TTGAACACCGGGACAAACGGACAGGAAATACATGTCGGCGGCAATTCGGGGAATGCGGGCGCCGCCCAGGAACTGAGCAGGCTGGGCGGACAACCGGCGCAGTTTCGAATGCTGACGGTATCGCTATTAGCGGCAGGCATTGGACTGCTGGCGGGAGTCGTGGCTTTTGTCTTGTACAAGCTCATCGGCTTCTTCACCAATCTTTTCTTTTTTCACCGCATCGCCTGGGACTTCAGCAGCGCCCGCCTGAACACCCTTGGGCCATGGGTCATTATCACGCCGGTGATCGGCGGCATCATCGTCGGGATTATGGCCAAGTACGGAAGCTCCAAGATCAAAGGACACGGGATTCCGGAAGCTATGGAAGCGGTCCTGGTGAACCGCAGCAAGATCGAGCCGCGAGTCGCCATTCTGAAACCGCTTTCGGCAGCAATTGCAATCGGCACCGGTGGCCCGTTCGGCGCGGAAGGTCCGATTATTCAGACCGGGGGCGCGCTGGGCTCCCTGGTTGGGCAGGTGATGCACACCACTGCTGCCGAGCGTAAGGTGCTGCTGGCATGTGGCGCAGCAGCGGGCATGTCGGCCACATTCAATACACCTATTGCGGGCGTGATCCTGGCGATTGAATTGCTGCTGTTCGAATTCAAATCGCGATCATTCATTCCACTCGTGATCGCCAGCACACTGGCGACGGCGGTGCACCTACAGGTGCTCGGCAACGGACCAATGTTCGCGGTCGGCGCGGTTGACTTTGGGGTCCCAACGGCACTGCCGTTTTATCTGGTGCTCGGCATTCTTTGCGGAGTAGCGGCGGTCGCTTTCAGCAAGTCGCTCTACTGGGTGGAAGATATGTTCGAGAAACTGCCGGTGGACGAAATGTGGTGGCCGGCAATCGGAGCACTGGGACTGGGCATCATCGGCTATTTTGTGCCGCGAGTTTTAGGCGTCGGGTACGACACCATCAGCGACATTCTGAACAATCACCTTGCGTTGAAGGTTTTGATTCTGGTGATGATCTTCAAGGGCATCGCCCTGATCGTTTCATTGGGCTCGGGAACTTCGGGGGGATTGCTCGCGCCCATGTTCATGAGCAGCGCGGCCATGGGTGGCGCGTTTGCCATGCTGGCGGACATTACGTTTCCCGGCGCTCATCTTGCTCCCGGCGCCTTTGCCCTGGTGGCCATGGGAGCGGTGTTCGGGGCTGCTTCAAGGGCGGCGTTCACCTTCATTATTTTTGCATTTGAAATTACCCGCGACTACAACGCGGTCCTCCCGTTGATGTTGGTGTGCGTCGTTGCCGATGGGATTGCAATGCTGTTCACCCGTACTTCAATCATGACGGAAAAGCTGGCGCGCCGCGGCTTACGTATTCATCAGGACTACGAAGCAGATATTCTTCAGCAGGTCGCGGTGGCAGAGACGATGGACGGTGAGCCCGTTGGCATCCCCTCCGAGATGACGATTTCCGAACTGGCTGAACGTATTGCGCGGCGCGATCCGGTGGCTGTACGCCATCAGGCCTTGCCGATCCTGGATAAAGAAGGACGGCTGGTGGGAATCATTACGCGAGGGGACGTGCTGCGAGCTTTGGAGAAGGACCCTGAAGGCAGGATGGCGGTTCTCGAGGCCGGCACCACCAGAGTAGTGGTGACCTATCCGGACGAATTGCTTCATGACGCCGCCGCCAAGATGTTGAGCAATGATATTGGCAGGTTACCGGTGGTGAGCCGCGAGGATGCTCGCAAGCTGGTTGGCTACCTGGGACGTTCCGGAATCATGGCAGCACGCGTTCGACGGCTCGAGGAGGAGTTGGTGCGGGAGCCAGGATGGATCAAGCGGTTCGGAGTGACGCCTCAGGTGCCACACCGGGAGTGA
- a CDS encoding FtsX-like permease family protein — MRFELFVATRYLRAKRRQAVIGVITGISIAGVAAGVASLIVALAITNGFRKDLQERLLGATSHINLMRVANEGIRDWRALMEKLSKQPHVVAAAPAIYEQVLVSRGARAQGALLKGIVPVEERKVSDLLSNIKVGSAEALESTPDDETEPEHGGSAVSSSKPGSLQATRERVRAMPPIVLGKDMADSVGATVGSVVTVTSPQGELTPYGIAPKFVRFRVAGIFQSGFYEYDTSWAFIRLADAQSLFGLGDIVSVLEFKVDNIYSASTIAQQLEQAAGKGFMSTSWIEQNRALFRALRLERVVTFITIGLIVFVAALNILISLTMMVMEKTRDIAVLMSMGARKAQVRRLFISQGVLIGVVGTVLGLFLGYILSWVGGHYHLVSLSPEVYSIDYVPFSPRVEDGVLVSLVALGVSFVATVYPSWSASRVLPAEALRYE, encoded by the coding sequence ATGCGTTTTGAGCTTTTCGTAGCCACACGCTACTTGCGCGCGAAGCGCCGTCAAGCGGTTATCGGCGTCATAACGGGGATCTCCATTGCGGGTGTTGCCGCCGGAGTGGCCTCGCTCATTGTCGCCCTCGCCATAACCAATGGCTTTCGCAAGGACCTGCAGGAGCGGCTACTGGGGGCGACCTCGCACATCAACCTGATGCGGGTGGCAAACGAGGGTATTCGCGACTGGCGAGCCCTGATGGAGAAACTATCCAAACAGCCACACGTCGTGGCCGCCGCCCCGGCGATTTACGAGCAGGTATTAGTCTCGCGTGGCGCTCGCGCGCAGGGGGCGCTGCTCAAAGGAATTGTGCCGGTCGAGGAACGTAAGGTCAGCGATCTTCTTTCTAATATCAAGGTGGGCTCCGCCGAGGCCCTCGAAAGCACCCCCGATGACGAAACAGAGCCGGAACATGGCGGTTCTGCCGTGTCTTCATCCAAACCTGGTTCTTTGCAAGCCACCCGCGAGCGGGTGCGGGCGATGCCACCGATTGTTCTGGGCAAGGACATGGCCGATTCCGTGGGCGCCACTGTGGGCTCAGTTGTGACGGTCACCAGCCCGCAGGGAGAGCTGACCCCTTACGGGATCGCGCCGAAGTTTGTAAGGTTTCGGGTTGCAGGGATTTTTCAATCGGGCTTCTATGAGTACGACACTTCGTGGGCTTTTATTCGCCTTGCGGATGCACAGAGCCTCTTCGGGCTGGGCGACATCGTCTCCGTGCTCGAGTTCAAGGTTGACAACATTTACAGCGCCTCGACCATTGCACAACAATTGGAGCAGGCGGCCGGCAAGGGGTTCATGTCCACTAGTTGGATAGAACAAAACCGGGCGCTTTTCCGAGCGCTCCGCTTGGAAAGAGTGGTTACTTTCATCACTATTGGGCTGATCGTTTTCGTGGCCGCCCTGAACATTCTGATCTCGCTCACCATGATGGTCATGGAGAAGACCCGCGATATTGCGGTGCTCATGTCCATGGGTGCTCGCAAGGCGCAGGTGAGGCGACTGTTCATTAGCCAGGGAGTGCTGATCGGGGTGGTGGGGACAGTTCTGGGTTTGTTCCTCGGCTACATTCTTTCCTGGGTCGGTGGGCACTATCACCTGGTATCGCTGTCACCTGAGGTGTACTCCATTGATTATGTTCCGTTCTCCCCACGGGTAGAGGACGGCGTTCTGGTGAGCCTGGTCGCCCTGGGTGTGTCGTTTGTAGCTACCGTCTATCCCTCCTGGTCGGCGTCCCGAGTCTTGCCGGCAGAGGCTCTCCGCTACGAGTGA
- a CDS encoding ABC transporter ATP-binding protein, whose product MHPIEERDLLRVEGLKKVFRSGTADLVLFENLSFQVKKGEMLAIVGESGAGKSTLLHIVGALDRASEGDVYFANLKLRSLSDDGAAEFRNREIGFVWQFHYLLPEFTALENVAMPLILRGCKPGEAESEASKWLHEVGLSERGHHRSGELSGGEQQRVALARALVTQPKLLLADEPTGDLDNRTAESVFELIARLHADFQLTSLIVSHNLAFARRCHRVLRLERGRMEELAPQSLPV is encoded by the coding sequence TTGCATCCAATTGAAGAGAGAGATCTGCTCCGGGTCGAAGGCCTGAAGAAGGTCTTCCGGTCTGGAACCGCTGACCTGGTGCTCTTTGAAAATTTGTCCTTTCAGGTGAAGAAGGGCGAGATGCTTGCCATTGTGGGCGAGTCGGGTGCCGGAAAGAGTACCTTACTGCACATCGTCGGCGCTCTTGATAGGGCTTCTGAGGGTGACGTATACTTCGCCAACTTGAAGCTGCGTTCGCTTTCAGATGATGGAGCCGCGGAGTTTCGCAATCGCGAGATCGGCTTTGTCTGGCAGTTCCATTATTTACTGCCCGAATTCACCGCCTTGGAGAACGTGGCCATGCCCCTGATTTTACGGGGATGTAAGCCGGGTGAGGCAGAGAGCGAAGCTTCCAAGTGGCTGCATGAAGTAGGGCTTAGCGAGCGAGGGCATCACCGTTCTGGGGAGCTATCAGGGGGTGAGCAGCAACGAGTGGCTTTGGCCCGCGCTTTGGTAACGCAGCCGAAATTACTGCTGGCCGATGAGCCTACCGGCGATCTGGATAATCGCACCGCCGAGTCGGTGTTTGAGTTGATCGCCAGGTTGCACGCCGACTTTCAACTTACCTCTCTAATCGTCTCTCATAATCTTGCGTTTGCACGGCGTTGCCACCGGGTGTTGCGATTGGAACGTGGTCGAATGGAAGAGCTTGCTCCGCAATCGCTGCCGGTTTGA